The sequence AGAGTTTTCCTTCCGAAGACAGCCGGGCCCGTGTACAAGTGGAGCAAAACGACTCGGACACCGAGGTGATGAAGCCGACTTCCGCGCCGTTGTCTTTGTAACGCCAGCGCTTCGCCACTTCGCCGTAGTACTCCTCATCGACCGGCTCCAGATCGTGCACGTCCTGCAGACGGCTGAGGATCTCCTTCTTCGTGACGACTTTGTCGAAACTCCAGCCGTTGTCATTGCCCACATCCATGAATTCGATGAACCGCAATGTGATGCCGCGTTCCTTGAAGTACTGGGCCATCGGCAGGATCTCCTGCTCGTTCGTCCCTTTTTTGACGACCATGTTCATCTTGATGGTGAATCCGAGCTGGCTTGCCCTGTCGATATTTTTCAGGATCAGATCCGGCTTGACGCCCCGGCCGTTCATCTCCCCGAACAAATCGGGGTCGAGTGCGTCCAGGCTGATATTGAGACGGCGGAGACCCGCGTCATACAGCGGCTGTGCATACTGGCCGAGCATGACGGCGTTCGTCGTCAGTCCGATGTCTTCGACCCCTTCGATTTTCGTCAGTGAACCGATCAGGTCCGGCAGGTTGCGCCGCATGAGCGGCTCGCCCCCTGTCAGGCGCAGTTTTTTCACGCCGAGTTCCGCGAACAGCTTTGCCAGCCGTTCGATCTCTTCGAATGACAGGAGCTCGTCCTTCGGCAGGAACACATAATCGTCCCCGAAAATCTCTTTCGGCATGCAATAGGAGCATCTGAAGTTGCAGCGGTCCGTGACAGAAATCCGCAAATCACGGATCGGCCGGCCGAATTTATCTGTTATGGGCTCCATGCTGTCATCTCCCTTCCAATTGTCCGGGTCTGTTCACGTTGTCAAATATAGACGGATCCTCCTCCAGCAGTCCGGTTCCGTCGATCCATTTGCGGATGAGCGGCCGGACACTCCGTTCGCCTGCTGCAAGTGCCGAGCGGATCTTTCTTGCCGATGCCCGATCCCATATGGACAGCAGAGGATGCCGGATTCCGGCCGCTTCGATCGCCGAGGGGCCGCCGTCCGTTTTTTCCGCTGTCAGCAGCTCCACGATCCGGTCGTCTGCAAACGGCACATCGCACGGCAGGACAGCATACCAATCGCTATCCGCGGCGTCCATCACGGTCAGGATCCCGGCAAGCGGGCCCTGGCCGGCCACTTCCGGCAGGTCAGCGAGAACGGTCGGACAATCAGGAAAGCGGTCCCTGTGTTCGGGCCGCGCGACGATGATTGTCTGCGCACAATGCGGAGCAAGGGCCTCCATGGCATATTGATAGAACTGCTTTCCATTATGGCGTGCGAACGCTTTCGGTGAAC comes from Sporosarcina trichiuri and encodes:
- the moaA gene encoding GTP 3',8-cyclase MoaA codes for the protein MEPITDKFGRPIRDLRISVTDRCNFRCSYCMPKEIFGDDYVFLPKDELLSFEEIERLAKLFAELGVKKLRLTGGEPLMRRNLPDLIGSLTKIEGVEDIGLTTNAVMLGQYAQPLYDAGLRRLNISLDALDPDLFGEMNGRGVKPDLILKNIDRASQLGFTIKMNMVVKKGTNEQEILPMAQYFKERGITLRFIEFMDVGNDNGWSFDKVVTKKEILSRLQDVHDLEPVDEEYYGEVAKRWRYKDNGAEVGFITSVSESFCSTCTRARLSSEGKLFTCLFASDGFDVRQLLREGATDEELAAAVTGVWEKRTDRYSDERTEQTVKNRKNKKINMSYIGG
- the mobA gene encoding molybdenum cofactor guanylyltransferase; amino-acid sequence: MIGIVLAGGESRRFGSPKAFARHNGKQFYQYAMEALAPHCAQTIIVARPEHRDRFPDCPTVLADLPEVAGQGPLAGILTVMDAADSDWYAVLPCDVPFADDRIVELLTAEKTDGGPSAIEAAGIRHPLLSIWDRASARKIRSALAAGERSVRPLIRKWIDGTGLLEEDPSIFDNVNRPGQLEGR